From the genome of Papaver somniferum cultivar HN1 chromosome 2, ASM357369v1, whole genome shotgun sequence, one region includes:
- the LOC113349398 gene encoding uncharacterized protein LOC113349398: MVEVLQKPWRRFQTKAVGDGTKRKQNSFSIVKSRYYFTLSCIIAMREISEGNFVKEGGQGPKRPSFLYTISVFLGLVSKELVDGRIVSDVMNRSIIKSILVDKDEIIDCYDIYKQPSLNHHLLRNHTIQVKPSMSPTNMKLDNFGTLQITQAWHKYGKCPQGTIPIRRNIKDSRSILSHKYRRQKFSHYKMPSTVHSNGDRSGRDKSGHEYAVIRVFGNFLGAQAKINLWNPVVETPLEISVSQIWVVAGENDDINTIEAGWEVSENIYGDNQTRFFILWTPDDYKTGCYNLMCEGFVHTSSNIAIGCTFTELSAFKGDQKDATFSIHKDQNSGNWWVQVQGIPVGYYPSSLFTQLSKTATEVDFGGEIFNQRWKNRHTTTQMGSGHFPSEGGLGISSYFNYVQVVDENNEARDPKDVMTVVSKPNCYDLKIDEKHKNGYGFYYGGPGNNENCQ, encoded by the exons ATGGTGGAGGTGTTGCAGAAACCATGGCGGAGGTTTCAGACGAAAGCAGTTGGAGACGGAACGAagagaaaacaaaactccttttctattgtgaagtcaagatactattttaccctttctTGCATAATTGCGATGCGAGAAATCAGCGAGGGTAATTTTGTAAAAGAGGGTGGACAAGGTCCAAAAAGACCCTCTTTTCTTTATA CAATATCGGTGTTTCTGGGGTTAGTTTCAAAAGAATTAGTCGATGGAAGAATAGTTTCAGATGTCATGAACAGATCAATAATCAAATCCATTCTG GTTGATAAAGATGAAATCATCGATTGTTATGATATCTACAAACAACCTTCGCTTAATCATCATTTGCTTCGTAATCATACAATACAG GTTAAACCTAGTATGAGCCCGACGAATATGAAATTAGATAATTTCGGGACACTTCAGATTACACAGGCCTGGCATAAGTATGGAAAATGTCCACAAGGAACTATCCCTATACGTAGGAATATAAAAGATTCCCGTTCAATACTTTCGCACAAATATCGTCGTCAGAAATTTTCTCATTATAAAATGCCTAGTACAGTACATTCAAACGGTGATAGGAGCGGCCGTGATAAGAGCGGCCATGAG TATGCGGTAATCAGGGTGTTCGGGAATTTTCTAGGAGCACAAGCAAAAATAAATCTTTGGAATCCCGTTGTGGAAACACCACTTGAGATAAGTGTATCTCAAATATGGGTTGTAGCCGGTGAAAATGATGACATCAATACTATTGAAGCTGGATGGGAA GTGTCAGAAAATATATATGGTGATAACCAGACCAGATTTTTTATATTGTGGACG CCGGATGACTACAAAACTGGTTGCTACAACCTCATGTGTGAAGGTTTTGTGCATACATCCTCAAATATCGCCATTGGTTGCACTTTCACAGAATTGTCCGCTTTCAAAGGAGATCAAAAAGATGCCACCTTTAGTATACACAAG GACCAAAATAGTGGAAATTGGTGGGTGCAAGTACAAGGTATTCCTGTGGGATATTATCCAAGTTCGCTTTTTACCCAATTATCAAAGACAGCCACAGAAGTAGATTTCGGTGGAGAAATCTTTAATCAAAGATGGAAAAACCGACATACTACGACTCAGATGGGTAGCGGTCATTTCCCTTCAGAAGGAGGTTTAGGAATATCTAGTTATTTTAATTATGTCCAAGTAGTCGATGAAAACAACGAAGCCAGAGACCCCAAAGATGTTATGACGGTTGTATCGAAACCAAATTGCTATGATTTAAAAATTGATGAAAAACATAAAAACGGTTACGGTTTCTATTATGGAGGTCCTGGTAATAATGAAAATTGTCAATAA